The following are encoded together in the Campylobacter concisus genome:
- a CDS encoding phosphoribosyltransferase family protein, whose amino-acid sequence MITAKFKDQLEAASKLIEILPKKELVDKKTIVVCMSLESVILADAVCRSLNLSYEMLFSEPIPAPNNSECDVAIVSETEDIVLNDKLIKAFGISYDYIYGEAHRKYEEKILKNVYKYRKGNLIGELKDKNILLIDEGCETGMTALICIKTLLDVKVKSISYATPVIATDVFTNLNDMVDEIYTINKIVDFIDVDSYYEKKIEATSERIMSILEESPYYLPLQKQQGDKNNAI is encoded by the coding sequence ATGATAACGGCTAAATTTAAGGATCAATTAGAAGCAGCTAGCAAGCTAATTGAAATTTTGCCAAAAAAAGAGCTTGTAGATAAAAAGACGATAGTTGTTTGTATGTCGCTTGAGTCAGTTATACTCGCAGATGCAGTTTGTAGAAGTTTAAATTTAAGCTACGAGATGCTCTTTAGCGAGCCAATACCTGCCCCAAATAATAGCGAATGCGACGTTGCAATAGTTAGCGAGACAGAAGATATAGTATTAAATGATAAACTTATAAAGGCTTTTGGTATAAGCTATGATTACATTTACGGCGAAGCACATAGAAAATATGAAGAAAAAATTTTAAAAAACGTTTATAAATACCGAAAAGGAAATTTGATAGGAGAGCTAAAAGATAAAAATATTTTACTAATCGATGAGGGGTGCGAGACTGGTATGACGGCACTCATTTGCATAAAGACGTTGCTTGATGTGAAGGTAAAATCCATCTCATACGCAACGCCAGTGATTGCTACTGATGTCTTTACAAATTTAAATGATATGGTTGATGAAATTTATACAATAAACAAGATCGTTGATTTTATCGATGTGGATTCATATTACGAGAAAAAGATCGAAGCTACGAGTGAGCGTATCATGTCAATATTAGAAGAGAGCCCTTATTATTTGCCGTTACAAAAACAACAAGGAGATAAAAATAATGCAATATAG
- a CDS encoding polyribonucleotide nucleotidyltransferase — protein sequence MQYSIEVNNQVEIFDLNKVAKQASGAVLLRVKNTVVLATVAREDTQVEEDFLPLTVQYIEKAYAAGKIPGGYVKRETKPGDFETLTARIIDRSLRPLFPKGYAYPTQIVVMVLSADPEVDLQVVSLNAASVALYLSDIPVNRPVCGVRVGYIDDKFVINPSNSELKQSAIDLYVAGTKDELLMIEMKSLPQQITQLIPMVAIEPMIDPSLSDSMAQKQLMNEFSEDMMVEAIDFAGKAILRASSAYEEAFKEHKKEDAALELKPEIENENIAIYIDKFYKAEVKNAINQMAKSERASELSKIAKQISSDEVAQKEGWDESVITNVLGKYKKKIVREQIINEGVRADGRGLEEVRPISIETNVLPNAHGSCLFTRGQTQALVVTTLGTDSDAQMYDILTEKVPFVEKFMFNYNFPGFSVGEASPLKAPGRRELGHGNLAKRALAPSIDLASPYTIRVVSEILESNGSSSMASVCGGSLALRAAGVNTLKLVAGVAMGLIFEGDKHAVLTDIMGLEDHDGDMDFKVAGTSDGITALQMDIKLGGISLEVLKEALYQAKRGREHILSLMAEADKNIEINEDVLPKLELFSVDPSKIVDIIGQAGKTIKEIIEKFEVSIDLDREKGEVKIAGGAKKNVDAAKDYIISITSKDNGRSFGKKPFKHDKERSKPNFNIGDEFLGTVKSVVDFGVFIELKDGIDGLLHISKIKTPLNVGDQVKVCVSEQKGNKISLSLVE from the coding sequence ATGCAATATAGTATAGAAGTCAATAATCAGGTTGAAATTTTTGACCTTAATAAAGTAGCAAAACAAGCTAGTGGAGCAGTGCTTTTAAGGGTGAAAAATACCGTCGTTTTAGCAACTGTTGCAAGAGAGGACACACAAGTTGAGGAGGATTTTTTACCTCTAACGGTGCAGTACATCGAAAAAGCTTACGCCGCTGGTAAAATTCCAGGTGGTTACGTTAAGCGCGAGACAAAGCCAGGCGACTTTGAAACGCTAACAGCTCGCATCATCGATAGATCTCTTAGACCACTCTTTCCAAAAGGTTACGCATATCCAACTCAAATCGTTGTAATGGTGCTTTCAGCTGATCCTGAGGTTGATTTGCAAGTTGTAAGTCTAAATGCAGCCTCAGTTGCACTCTATCTTAGCGACATCCCAGTAAATCGCCCAGTATGTGGTGTAAGAGTTGGCTATATAGATGATAAATTTGTGATCAACCCAAGCAACTCTGAACTAAAACAAAGTGCGATCGATCTATACGTGGCTGGCACAAAAGATGAGCTTTTGATGATCGAGATGAAAAGCTTGCCTCAACAAATTACACAGCTCATTCCGATGGTTGCGATTGAGCCGATGATAGATCCGAGCCTAAGTGATAGCATGGCTCAAAAACAGCTAATGAATGAATTTAGCGAAGATATGATGGTTGAAGCGATTGATTTTGCTGGTAAGGCGATACTAAGAGCTAGCAGTGCTTACGAAGAAGCTTTCAAAGAGCATAAGAAAGAGGACGCTGCGCTTGAGCTAAAACCTGAGATAGAAAATGAAAATATCGCTATTTATATCGATAAATTTTATAAAGCCGAAGTCAAAAACGCGATCAATCAAATGGCAAAAAGCGAGCGCGCTAGCGAGCTTAGCAAGATCGCAAAACAAATTTCAAGTGATGAGGTCGCTCAAAAAGAGGGCTGGGACGAGTCTGTCATCACAAATGTCCTTGGCAAATATAAAAAGAAAATCGTTAGAGAGCAGATCATAAACGAGGGTGTTAGAGCTGATGGACGTGGTCTTGAAGAGGTTAGGCCTATTAGTATCGAAACAAATGTGCTTCCAAATGCACATGGCTCATGCCTCTTTACAAGAGGACAGACACAAGCCCTAGTTGTCACTACTCTTGGCACTGACAGTGACGCTCAAATGTATGACATCCTCACTGAAAAAGTACCCTTTGTAGAGAAATTTATGTTTAACTATAACTTTCCGGGCTTTAGCGTAGGTGAGGCAAGTCCACTAAAAGCTCCTGGTAGACGTGAGCTTGGACATGGAAATTTAGCCAAACGTGCCCTTGCACCAAGTATCGATCTAGCTTCACCATACACAATAAGAGTCGTTTCAGAAATTTTAGAGAGCAACGGCTCAAGCTCGATGGCTAGCGTTTGCGGTGGCTCGCTCGCACTTAGAGCAGCTGGCGTAAATACTTTAAAACTTGTCGCAGGTGTCGCTATGGGACTAATATTTGAAGGCGATAAACACGCAGTGCTAACAGATATCATGGGACTTGAAGATCATGACGGCGACATGGACTTTAAAGTAGCAGGTACAAGCGATGGCATCACAGCGCTTCAGATGGATATTAAACTTGGTGGCATTAGTTTAGAAGTGTTAAAAGAGGCGCTTTATCAAGCAAAACGCGGTAGAGAGCATATCTTGTCTTTGATGGCAGAAGCGGATAAAAATATAGAAATAAATGAAGATGTGCTTCCAAAGCTTGAACTATTTAGTGTCGATCCAAGCAAGATCGTAGACATCATCGGACAAGCTGGCAAGACTATAAAAGAGATTATTGAGAAATTTGAAGTTTCAATCGATCTTGATAGAGAAAAAGGTGAAGTTAAAATCGCAGGTGGAGCAAAGAAAAATGTTGATGCTGCAAAAGACTACATCATCTCTATCACTTCAAAAGACAATGGACGTTCATTTGGCAAAAAGCCGTTTAAACACGACAAAGAGCGTTCAAAACCAAATTTTAATATCGGTGATGAGTTTTTGGGAACTGTAAAGAGTGTAGTTGATTTTGGTGTGTTTATCGAGCTAAAAGATGGCATTGATGGCTTGCTTCATATCTCAAAGATAAAAACTCCATTAAATGTAGGTGATCAGGTCAAAGTATGTGTGAGCGAGCAAAAAGGAAATAAAATTTCGCTCTCTTTAGTCGAATAA
- the dnaE gene encoding DNA polymerase III subunit alpha yields MSENSSFTHLHLHTEYSLLDGANKIKELAHVLHDRGDTAAAITDHGNMFGAIDFYKAMKKEGIKPLIGIEAYVHNGEQLDDKSTKQRFHLILIAKNETGYKNLMYLSSMSYIEGFYYYPRINKKILKEHSEGLVCSSACLQGEVSWHLNLSDRNVKFGAKGYERAKEVALEYKEIFGDDFYLEIMRHGIGDQKRIDDDILRIAKETGIKVIATNDTHYTFKERADAHEVFMCIAMNKTLDDPNRLRHSVHEFFVKSKEQMSELFLDIPEVIENTQEIVNKCNLEIKLGNPTPPNFKFTLEYAKERNLTLPEPENRYSFKNDAVFFEYECRKGLEERLKFVPENLHDEYKKRLEIEIGIINKMNFPGYMMIVWDFINEAKSRGVPVGPGRGSAAGSLVAYSLKITDLDPIPYNLLFERFLNPERVSMPDIDVDFCQSRRGEIIDYVTQKYGKFNVAGVITFGKLLAKGVIRDVARVCDMPYAEADAMAKLIPDELGITLKDAYEKEPKIAELISQNPKAAKIWKFALDLEGLNRNAGQHAAGVVISNEELWNKTPLFRQPNSPEDRYVTQYSLKYLEDVDLIKFDFLGLKTLTVIDNAIKLVKQRTGKDIIWEQIDKNDSNVYKMIQSGQAIGIFQIEGEGMRKLGTSLRPDCFEDIVAMLALYRPGPMESGMLDDFVKRKHGEAEITYSFKELEPILAPTYGVIVYQEQVMQIVQAIGGFSLGGADLVRRAMGKKIKEEMDRLKGEFVKGAEAKGLNGQKADDLFELIVKFAGYGFNKSHSAAYAYVTFQTAYLKAYYPAEFMAALLTSEESNVDKIVRYIDEIKRINIDTLPPSINKSTKEFSVVKNEGHDGIIFGLGAIKGVGGAAIENIITEREANGEFKSMDDFVSRIDPFKVNKKVFESLIKAGCFDEFGFSRKMLMQNVENIIEACKSAAQIRKNAVESLFGEDESMNDVRINFVTINDEFDIKQILKFEQESVGIYLSGHPLDDYKDEINKIKYTLSSEFESLPQSAEILVVGKIEDFSTRITKSGKKMGTINVLDFHGNIEIAVFERELGNIEDIVKDEAKRDLPYAFRINITKDDQFVRTNLNEVYSLEDAQNLDFKTRKLKQNSKFSKNEEASTPQRAREYAELEVLLCLSELSKDKITNLYNLGYNEHIKSGTHNDKRLVIKIKNENTAQIFVYKTKFVVNDSFKEKALQAIAC; encoded by the coding sequence ATGAGTGAAAATTCTAGCTTTACGCACCTACATTTACACACTGAATACTCCCTACTTGACGGAGCGAACAAGATAAAAGAGCTAGCTCACGTACTTCATGATAGAGGCGACACAGCAGCGGCGATTACTGATCACGGCAATATGTTTGGAGCGATAGATTTTTACAAAGCGATGAAAAAAGAGGGGATAAAGCCACTAATTGGCATCGAAGCTTACGTGCATAACGGCGAGCAGCTTGATGATAAGAGCACCAAGCAGCGTTTTCACCTCATACTAATCGCCAAAAACGAGACTGGCTATAAAAATTTAATGTATCTTAGCTCCATGAGCTACATCGAGGGCTTTTACTACTATCCTCGTATAAATAAAAAAATTTTAAAAGAGCACAGCGAGGGCTTGGTTTGTAGCTCAGCGTGCTTGCAGGGCGAGGTGAGCTGGCATCTAAATTTAAGCGATCGCAATGTGAAATTTGGTGCAAAGGGCTACGAGAGAGCAAAAGAGGTCGCGCTTGAGTATAAAGAAATTTTTGGAGATGACTTTTATCTTGAGATCATGCGTCACGGCATCGGCGATCAAAAACGCATTGATGATGATATTTTACGCATCGCCAAAGAGACTGGCATAAAGGTTATTGCCACAAACGATACTCACTACACTTTTAAAGAGCGAGCTGACGCACATGAGGTTTTTATGTGTATCGCGATGAACAAAACTTTAGATGATCCAAACCGACTTCGCCACAGCGTTCATGAGTTTTTTGTTAAGAGCAAAGAGCAGATGAGTGAGCTATTTTTAGATATCCCTGAAGTGATAGAAAATACCCAAGAGATCGTAAATAAGTGCAACCTTGAGATCAAGCTTGGCAACCCAACTCCGCCAAATTTTAAATTTACTCTTGAATATGCCAAAGAGAGAAATTTAACACTTCCAGAGCCTGAAAATAGATATAGCTTTAAAAATGATGCTGTTTTTTTTGAGTATGAATGTAGAAAAGGTCTTGAAGAGAGGCTAAAATTTGTCCCTGAAAATTTACATGACGAATACAAAAAACGCCTTGAGATAGAGATTGGCATCATAAATAAAATGAATTTCCCAGGCTATATGATGATCGTTTGGGACTTCATAAATGAGGCTAAAAGTAGAGGCGTGCCAGTTGGCCCAGGGCGTGGTTCTGCGGCTGGTAGCTTGGTCGCTTATTCACTAAAGATCACCGACCTTGATCCGATCCCATACAACCTGCTTTTTGAGAGATTTCTAAACCCAGAGCGTGTTAGCATGCCAGATATTGACGTGGATTTTTGTCAAAGTAGACGCGGCGAGATAATTGACTATGTTACGCAAAAATATGGAAAATTTAACGTTGCTGGCGTTATTACATTTGGTAAATTGCTCGCAAAAGGTGTCATTAGAGATGTTGCTAGGGTTTGTGATATGCCTTACGCCGAAGCCGATGCGATGGCAAAGCTAATACCTGATGAACTTGGTATTACGCTAAAAGATGCTTATGAAAAAGAGCCAAAGATAGCTGAGCTCATCAGCCAAAATCCAAAGGCAGCTAAAATTTGGAAATTTGCACTTGATCTTGAGGGACTAAACAGAAACGCTGGTCAGCACGCAGCAGGTGTCGTTATCTCAAATGAGGAGCTGTGGAATAAAACTCCGCTATTTCGTCAGCCAAACAGCCCAGAAGATCGCTATGTTACGCAGTATAGCCTTAAATATCTTGAGGATGTTGATTTAATTAAATTTGACTTTCTTGGACTAAAAACACTAACAGTTATCGATAATGCTATAAAGCTAGTAAAGCAACGAACTGGCAAGGATATCATTTGGGAGCAGATCGATAAAAACGATTCTAATGTTTATAAAATGATACAAAGCGGCCAAGCGATAGGAATTTTCCAAATCGAGGGCGAGGGCATGAGAAAGCTAGGAACTAGCTTGCGTCCAGACTGCTTTGAGGATATCGTCGCGATGCTAGCGCTCTACCGCCCAGGACCGATGGAGAGTGGTATGCTCGATGACTTCGTCAAAAGAAAACATGGCGAGGCAGAGATAACCTACTCATTTAAAGAGCTTGAGCCAATCCTTGCACCAACATACGGTGTCATCGTTTATCAAGAGCAAGTTATGCAAATCGTTCAAGCCATAGGCGGCTTTAGCCTTGGCGGGGCGGACCTTGTACGCCGTGCGATGGGTAAAAAGATCAAAGAAGAGATGGACAGACTAAAGGGTGAGTTTGTAAAAGGCGCTGAGGCAAAAGGGCTAAATGGACAAAAAGCAGACGATCTTTTCGAGCTAATTGTAAAATTTGCAGGATATGGCTTTAATAAATCTCACTCCGCAGCTTACGCTTATGTTACCTTTCAAACAGCTTATCTTAAGGCCTATTATCCGGCTGAATTTATGGCCGCACTTCTTACAAGCGAGGAGAGTAATGTCGATAAGATCGTTCGCTATATCGATGAGATAAAACGCATAAATATAGACACTTTGCCACCATCTATCAACAAATCAACTAAAGAATTTAGCGTTGTTAAAAATGAGGGTCACGACGGCATTATCTTTGGGCTTGGTGCGATTAAAGGTGTTGGTGGAGCGGCTATTGAAAACATTATCACTGAGCGTGAAGCAAATGGCGAATTTAAGAGTATGGACGACTTTGTCTCAAGGATCGATCCATTTAAAGTAAATAAAAAGGTCTTTGAAAGCCTTATAAAAGCTGGATGTTTTGATGAGTTTGGCTTTAGTCGTAAGATGCTTATGCAAAATGTAGAAAATATCATAGAAGCTTGTAAAAGTGCTGCTCAGATCCGTAAAAATGCTGTTGAGAGCTTGTTTGGCGAAGATGAGAGCATGAATGATGTGAGGATAAATTTTGTCACGATAAATGATGAATTTGACATCAAGCAAATTTTAAAATTTGAGCAAGAGAGTGTTGGTATCTACCTCTCAGGCCACCCGCTTGATGATTATAAAGACGAGATCAACAAGATAAAATACACTCTAAGCTCAGAATTTGAGAGCTTGCCACAAAGTGCTGAAATTTTAGTCGTTGGCAAGATCGAAGACTTTAGCACAAGGATAACCAAAAGTGGCAAGAAAATGGGCACTATAAATGTGCTTGATTTTCACGGAAATATCGAGATCGCAGTCTTTGAAAGAGAGCTTGGCAACATCGAAGATATAGTAAAAGATGAAGCAAAACGAGACCTGCCTTATGCTTTTAGGATAAATATCACAAAAGATGATCAATTTGTAAGGACAAATTTAAACGAGGTTTATAGCCTAGAAGATGCACAAAATTTAGACTTTAAGACAAGAAAGCTAAAGCAAAACTCTAAATTTTCTAAAAATGAAGAAGCTAGCACGCCTCAAAGAGCAAGAGAATATGCTGAGCTAGAGGTGCTTTTATGCCTTAGTGAGCTTAGCAAAGATAAGATCACTAATCTTTATAATCTTGGCTATAACGAACATATAAAAAGTGGCACACACAACGATAAACGCCTTGTTATTAAGATAAAAAATGAAAATACGGCTCAAATTTTTGTCTATAAGACAAAATTTGTTGTAAATGATAGCTTTAAAGAAAAAGCACTTCAAGCAATAGCTTGCTAA
- a CDS encoding RDD family protein, protein MSMQIVEKLEKEEISLAPFSKRVLAYSIDECIVSFLFLIIYWDAFLSVMSYDEARNLTLNFFWQIVALKIIYHAFFVWYYGASLGQMLTKTMCINVEILDRPNFFSSLVRAIFRLVSEACFYLGFAWAFANPARQTWQDKIAKTVVINA, encoded by the coding sequence ATGAGTATGCAGATAGTTGAAAAACTTGAAAAAGAAGAAATTTCGCTAGCGCCATTTTCAAAAAGAGTGCTAGCTTACTCAATTGATGAATGTATTGTTTCTTTTTTATTTTTGATCATTTACTGGGATGCTTTTTTGTCGGTTATGAGCTATGATGAAGCCAGAAATTTGACTTTAAATTTCTTTTGGCAAATAGTCGCACTAAAGATTATTTATCATGCATTTTTTGTTTGGTATTATGGTGCGAGTCTTGGACAAATGCTAACAAAGACGATGTGCATTAATGTAGAAATTTTAGATAGACCAAATTTTTTTTCAAGCTTGGTAAGAGCGATTTTTAGGTTGGTTAGTGAAGCTTGTTTTTATCTTGGTTTTGCATGGGCATTTGCAAATCCAGCTAGGCAGACTTGGCAAGACAAAATAGCAAAAACAGTGGTGATAAATGCGTAA
- a CDS encoding LPS-assembly protein LptD, with product MRKILFLVPVCILNLSAAVQDVQLLADDVKQDKGIVTANKNVVVYSQDYLVTADCAVFDQNNSIIELFGNVNMMKGKSEVSRSNYAKLNLKNNNTAFESLFMMNKDMEVWMRSDESSSDSEYYRVKKAMVSSCNVQDPDWSITSSSAMLNKQSKFLHLFNPVFRIANVPVFYLPYFGFSTDTTRRTGLLPPELGYGKSEGFYFKQPIYFAPYNEWDFELDPQIRTNRGAGIYGAFRFTESPDSRGEISFGSFTDKNSYQAKQKGETSNKAELKNKTHKGIGLKYERDKLIRYLSEADLQEGIWIDATKLNDIDYLNLKGRDDDYDSLVTSKFNYFIANDDHYFGAYAKYYIDTEKIGSKNENKDTLQELPSLQYHKFTDDIVLPNILYSLDLQSHRYDRKIGVRATQYEFTLPASVHVPLLDDSLTFSFYEYLYASRINYENKINSFDDKREDKHTNFVNNYHKFALHTDLAKAYESFYHTLNFGAEYLLPGYRKGNLDDEFIYDKNLNEYENFLTQEQSKEEISGYLTQYFFNSNGRKIIKHSISQGYYTKEDEYSNLKNAIYLYPFENLSLYNKLEYSHKSKELKKIQSGLSYTNDLFWLNMLHTMKKNDSKIKNSATKDSYFTSGLGVKLPHQYSLIGGWQYDIERSYTKSWRVGVLHQRKCWNYGIIYQQDVEPTTTINGSASTRKNGIYFTINFYPMGGLHYDFSQSSTKSSAN from the coding sequence ATGCGTAAAATTTTATTTTTAGTTCCGGTTTGTATTTTAAATCTAAGTGCAGCTGTGCAAGATGTGCAGCTTTTGGCTGATGATGTAAAGCAAGATAAAGGTATCGTCACGGCCAATAAAAATGTTGTTGTATATTCACAAGATTACCTTGTGACAGCTGATTGTGCTGTGTTTGATCAAAATAATTCGATTATCGAGCTTTTTGGTAACGTCAACATGATGAAGGGCAAGAGTGAAGTCTCTCGCTCAAATTATGCAAAGCTAAATTTAAAAAATAATAATACTGCTTTTGAATCGCTTTTCATGATGAACAAGGACATGGAAGTGTGGATGAGAAGCGATGAAAGTAGCTCCGATAGCGAGTACTATAGAGTAAAAAAAGCGATGGTTTCAAGCTGTAATGTCCAAGATCCTGACTGGAGTATCACCTCAAGCTCAGCTATGCTAAATAAACAAAGCAAATTTTTACACCTTTTTAACCCAGTCTTTCGCATAGCTAATGTGCCAGTTTTTTATTTGCCATATTTTGGTTTTTCAACAGATACCACAAGAAGAACAGGCCTTTTACCGCCTGAGCTTGGATATGGAAAATCTGAAGGCTTTTATTTCAAGCAGCCGATTTATTTTGCACCTTATAATGAGTGGGACTTCGAGCTTGATCCGCAGATAAGAACAAACAGAGGTGCTGGAATTTATGGTGCGTTTAGATTTACTGAGTCGCCTGATTCAAGGGGTGAAATCAGCTTTGGCTCATTTACTGATAAAAACAGCTACCAAGCCAAGCAAAAAGGAGAGACTTCAAATAAGGCTGAACTAAAAAATAAAACACATAAAGGTATCGGACTAAAATACGAAAGAGATAAGCTTATAAGATATCTTAGTGAAGCAGATTTGCAAGAGGGAATTTGGATAGACGCAACGAAGTTAAACGATATAGATTATTTAAATTTAAAGGGCAGGGATGATGATTATGATTCGCTTGTAACTTCTAAATTTAACTATTTCATCGCAAATGACGATCATTATTTTGGTGCTTATGCAAAATACTACATAGACACTGAAAAAATTGGCTCAAAAAATGAGAACAAAGACACGCTTCAAGAGCTTCCATCGCTTCAGTATCATAAATTTACAGATGATATTGTCTTGCCAAATATCTTATATTCACTCGATCTTCAGTCACATAGATACGATAGAAAGATAGGCGTTAGAGCGACTCAGTATGAATTTACACTTCCAGCTTCAGTGCATGTACCACTACTTGATGATAGCTTAACATTTTCATTTTACGAGTATCTATACGCGTCAAGAATAAATTACGAGAATAAGATAAATTCATTTGATGATAAAAGAGAAGATAAGCATACAAATTTTGTAAATAATTACCATAAATTTGCCCTTCACACTGACCTTGCAAAAGCGTATGAAAGCTTTTACCACACTCTAAATTTTGGAGCTGAATACCTACTACCAGGTTATAGAAAAGGAAATTTAGATGATGAGTTTATCTATGATAAAAATCTAAATGAGTATGAAAATTTCTTGACTCAAGAGCAGAGTAAGGAAGAAATTTCTGGTTATCTGACGCAGTATTTCTTTAACTCTAATGGTAGAAAGATTATAAAGCATAGTATTTCTCAAGGATATTACACAAAAGAAGATGAATATTCGAATTTAAAAAATGCTATTTATCTATATCCATTTGAAAATTTAAGCCTTTATAATAAGCTTGAATATTCACACAAGAGTAAAGAGCTTAAAAAGATACAAAGCGGACTTTCATATACAAATGATTTATTTTGGCTAAATATGCTTCACACCATGAAGAAAAATGATAGCAAAATAAAAAATAGTGCGACAAAAGATAGCTATTTTACAAGTGGTCTTGGAGTAAAATTACCTCATCAATACAGCCTTATTGGCGGCTGGCAATATGATATTGAGCGAAGCTACACAAAAAGCTGGAGAGTTGGTGTGCTTCATCAAAGAAAATGCTGGAATTACGGGATAATTTATCAACAAGATGTCGAGCCAACAACAACAATAAACGGCTCAGCATCAACTAGAAAAAATGGTATCTATTTCACGATAAATTTCTATCCAATGGGCGGTTTACACTATGACTTTTCACAAAGTAGTACAAAATCGAGTGCCAACTAA
- a CDS encoding universal stress protein, with product MKYKKLLFPIGAGDDIEPRIYGALKVAQWFNTHMEIMTCQLDPSVVYNMKMTLRGGVLFEEFLKSAKSELAVEHEENEKIFNKICAELGIKVTSEIIEDVCTANFTIHSGKRSAIVEQESKFCDLVVAAVPLDGKITGTFESAVLKSGKNAIVIPRKMREFKADNILVSWTGTTQSSRALTGSIDLLKKAKKVQCITSKASLGDNAELNLKKLEEYFKIHGISATFEVIATTMIPGEALLKAAIDRNADLIVASRYGENGLMEMVLGGTSRFFLEHTNIPVYL from the coding sequence ATGAAATACAAAAAGTTGCTTTTTCCAATAGGAGCTGGAGATGATATCGAGCCAAGAATTTATGGTGCCCTAAAGGTTGCTCAGTGGTTTAACACACATATGGAAATTATGACTTGCCAGCTCGACCCAAGCGTAGTTTATAATATGAAAATGACGCTTCGTGGAGGAGTGCTTTTTGAGGAATTTCTAAAATCAGCTAAATCTGAACTAGCTGTCGAGCATGAAGAGAATGAGAAAATTTTCAATAAAATTTGTGCTGAGCTTGGCATAAAAGTAACTAGTGAAATCATTGAAGATGTTTGCACTGCAAATTTTACGATTCACAGTGGCAAAAGAAGCGCGATAGTGGAGCAAGAGAGTAAATTTTGCGATCTAGTGGTGGCTGCTGTGCCACTTGATGGAAAGATCACTGGTACATTTGAGTCAGCTGTTTTAAAAAGTGGTAAAAATGCGATTGTAATCCCTAGAAAAATGCGTGAGTTTAAAGCTGATAATATCCTTGTTAGCTGGACTGGTACGACGCAAAGCTCAAGGGCATTAACAGGCTCGATAGATCTTTTAAAAAAGGCGAAAAAGGTTCAGTGCATTACCTCAAAAGCAAGCCTTGGCGATAATGCTGAACTAAATCTTAAGAAGCTTGAAGAGTACTTCAAAATTCATGGCATATCAGCCACTTTTGAAGTGATTGCTACCACGATGATACCTGGTGAAGCGCTTTTAAAAGCAGCTATTGATAGAAATGCTGATCTAATCGTTGCTAGCAGATATGGTGAAAATGGTCTTATGGAAATGGTGCTTGGTGGCACTTCGAGATTTTTCTTAGAACACACAAATATCCCAGTTTATCTATAA